The sequence ATATTTGCAGCGCCCGCGGGTTAAGGTGCTCCACGCGGTTATCATAGTCCAATATCAAAATGCCCGTGGGCGATGTATGGATCAGTTTTTCGAGGAAGAAGTGCTGCTGCTCTTGCCGGGTGCGTTCGGTGCGCAATTCATCTATCATCTGGTTGTACACATCCACCAATTGATCTACCTCGTGCTTACCGGTGGGCAGAAACTTTACGTTAAAATCGCGGTCTTTAATAGCCTCAACACCCTGCATCAGGTATTTTAGGGGCATCACCAGCTGGCGATACAAGCGCCATGAAATTACCAGCGACACGATCACTACCGCCTCGGCAGCTATGAAGAACAGCTTATTATCATCAAAAATAAACCATGTTAGTCCCAGCGTTATTACATGCACCAGTACTACAAACAGGATATACTTAGTACTCAGCCTCATCGTACGGGATCTGGTACTTATCTAAACGGCGGTACAGGGCGCTGCGGGTTAGCCCCAGTGATGCGGCAGCCTTTGATATTTTATTTTTGTGATATTCCATAGCACGCTTGATCATCTCTACCTCAACTTCTTCCAAAGTTAAGGTACCTACGCCAGGTAATTGCATATTCCCTTTTTTTACAGGAGATAGTTCCAGTTGCGAACGGAAATCTTCGATATCCAGTTCATCACGCCGACTGACTAAAATGGTGCGCTCCACCAAATTCTTCAACTGGCGGATATTGCCCGGCAGCGGCAACTGCGTAAGCCACTTCATGGTATTGGCATTTACCAATAGTTTGGGCCGGTTATAGATCTCCTTTAAATTATCGATAAAAAAGTTGACCAGCAAAGGGATATCCTTCGGCCTTTCGCGCAAGGGCGGCAGGTATATAGTGATGAGATTGATGCGGTATAACAGATCCTCGCGGAAAGTGCCTCGGCTTACCATCTCGTTCAGGTTTTTATTGGTGGCACACACTACCCGGGTATCTACCGTTTTGGTACGACTGCTGCCCAGTACTTCATAAGTCCTGTCCTGCAATACACGTAGCAGTTTTACCTGGCTACCGGCATCCACGTCTCCAATCTCATCTAAAAAAATGGTGCCTTTATTAGCCATTTCGAAGCGGCCTACCCTATCAAACCGAGCATCGGTAAAGGCCCCGCGCATGTGACCAAACATCTCGCTCTCGAACAACGAGGTAGAGATACCGCCCAAATTTACTTTGATAAAAGGCTTGTTGCGGCGCAGGCTGTTTTGATGAACGGCCTCGGCTATCAGTTCCTTGCCTGTACCGCTTTCGCCCATAATCAGTATAGATGCATCGGTAGCAGCTACGCGGCCGATTGTTTCCAGTATATCCAGCATCTTAGGGTCTTCGCCAATAATGTGCTGGAAATTGTAAGTTTTATCCAGTTGCTTTCGGGTGCGATGCTCTGCTCGGGTATCCTGCAGGTCAAGTAAAGTTTTTATCGATTGCAGCAGATGGTCGTTACTCCAGGGTTTATTGATAAAATCGTTAGCGCCGGCCTTCATGCCTTGTACGGCCAGTTCAATACTACCCCATCCGGTGATCAAAATAATTGGGATGCCGGCATC comes from Mucilaginibacter mali and encodes:
- a CDS encoding sigma-54-dependent transcriptional regulator: MILIIDDDIAVRTSLILLMEGEGYSVKATENPGDALTIIKKQKPELVILDLNFSIDTSGREGLELLARIKQIDAGIPIILITGWGSIELAVQGMKAGANDFINKPWSNDHLLQSIKTLLDLQDTRAEHRTRKQLDKTYNFQHIIGEDPKMLDILETIGRVAATDASILIMGESGTGKELIAEAVHQNSLRRNKPFIKVNLGGISTSLFESEMFGHMRGAFTDARFDRVGRFEMANKGTIFLDEIGDVDAGSQVKLLRVLQDRTYEVLGSSRTKTVDTRVVCATNKNLNEMVSRGTFREDLLYRINLITIYLPPLRERPKDIPLLVNFFIDNLKEIYNRPKLLVNANTMKWLTQLPLPGNIRQLKNLVERTILVSRRDELDIEDFRSQLELSPVKKGNMQLPGVGTLTLEEVEVEMIKRAMEYHKNKISKAAASLGLTRSALYRRLDKYQIPYDEAEY